The Bacillota bacterium LX-D genome includes a window with the following:
- a CDS encoding DUF951 domain-containing protein, whose protein sequence is MQFNLGDIVEMRKPHPCGSNQWQITRVGMDFKIKCLKCGRLVMLSRTDFEKRVKKVLIPQE, encoded by the coding sequence ATGCAGTTTAACCTAGGAGATATAGTTGAAATGCGTAAACCACACCCTTGCGGAAGCAATCAATGGCAGATAACTCGGGTGGGTATGGATTTCAAAATTAAATGTTTAAAATGCGGGCGTTTAGTCATGCTTTCTAGAACAGATTTTGAAAAAAGAGTGAAAAAAGTATTGATTCCTCAGGAATAG